A window of Dissulfurirhabdus thermomarina contains these coding sequences:
- the argF gene encoding ornithine carbamoyltransferase: MNHDPAPPRPRHYLAVADLAEAEIRALLDRALRLKALHRAGRPHRPAVGRTLGLLFEKPSTRTRVSFEAAMFHLGGNCSFLPARDLQLRRGEPLKDTARVLSRYVDVLAVRTFGQEIVEELAAWASIPVINALTDQHHPCQALSDVMTVMEAKGTALEGLKVAWLGDGNNVAHSWIQAAARLGFALTLACPEGYAPDPEILARAQAEARAPIRLTTDPAEALEGADVVNTDVWASMGQEAEAEERRRVFAPYQVNAEALSRAKADAVVLHCLPAHRGEEITEEVLEGPRSVVWDQAENKMHLHRALLEWTLGLHRESPEGV; encoded by the coding sequence ATGAACCACGACCCCGCACCCCCCCGCCCCCGACACTACCTCGCAGTGGCGGACCTCGCCGAGGCCGAGATCCGGGCCCTCCTCGACCGGGCCCTGCGCCTCAAGGCCCTCCACCGGGCCGGCCGTCCCCACCGGCCGGCCGTGGGCCGGACCCTGGGGCTCCTCTTCGAAAAACCCTCCACCCGGACCCGGGTCTCCTTCGAGGCCGCCATGTTCCATCTGGGCGGCAACTGCTCCTTCCTCCCCGCCCGGGACCTCCAGCTGCGCCGGGGCGAGCCCCTGAAGGACACGGCCCGGGTGCTCTCCCGCTACGTGGACGTCCTGGCGGTCCGCACCTTCGGCCAGGAGATCGTGGAAGAGCTGGCGGCCTGGGCCTCCATACCGGTGATCAACGCCCTCACCGACCAGCACCACCCGTGCCAGGCCCTCTCCGACGTCATGACGGTGATGGAGGCGAAGGGGACCGCCCTCGAGGGTCTCAAGGTGGCGTGGCTCGGCGACGGGAACAACGTGGCCCACTCGTGGATCCAGGCCGCCGCGCGCCTGGGCTTCGCCCTGACCCTGGCCTGCCCCGAGGGCTACGCCCCCGACCCGGAGATCCTGGCCCGCGCCCAGGCGGAGGCCCGCGCCCCCATCCGGCTCACCACCGACCCCGCCGAGGCCCTGGAGGGGGCGGACGTGGTCAACACCGACGTCTGGGCCAGCATGGGCCAGGAGGCGGAGGCGGAGGAGCGCCGCCGGGTCTTCGCCCCCTACCAGGTAAACGCCGAGGCCCTGTCCCGCGCCAAGGCCGACGCCGTGGTCCTCCACTGCCTTCCCGCCCACCGGGGGGAGGAGATCACCGAGGAGGTCCTCGAGGGGCCCCGCTCGGTGGTGTGGGACCAGGCCGAGAACAAGATGCACCTCCACCGGGCCCTCCTCGAGTGGACCCTGGGGTTGCACCGGGAATCCCCCGAAGGAGTCTGA
- the hslU gene encoding ATP-dependent protease ATPase subunit HslU gives MKPQIPGPVLQPLTPRQIVAELDKYIIGQREAKKSVAIALRNRWRRQQVPPPLRDEIAPKNIIMIGPTGVGKTEIARRLARLSQSPFLKVEATKFTEVGYVGRDVESMIRDLTHVAVDMVKSEEEAKVESRAAEMAESQLLDLLLPASGPPPVEGADATRERFRAMLREGRLEDREVELEVSQRPTSPMVEVLGVAGMEEIQSNLQDMLSSLFPGRRKRRKVKVSEARKILEQEAAAKLIDMEKVTETAIARVEQSGIVFLDEIDKVAARGGAAGPDVSREGVQRDLLPIVEGCAVQTKYGTVHTDHILFIASGAFHLAKPSDLLPELQGRFPIRVELDALTREDFARILTEPENALVTQYQALLETEGIRLRFDPEAIEEIARIAFEVNEHTENIGARRLHTVMEKLSEEISFEAPDIGPQEIRITAAYVRERLSGITGDEDLSRFIL, from the coding sequence ATGAAACCCCAGATCCCCGGCCCGGTCCTCCAGCCGCTGACGCCGCGCCAGATCGTGGCCGAACTCGACAAGTACATCATCGGCCAGCGGGAGGCCAAGAAATCCGTGGCCATCGCCCTCCGCAACCGCTGGCGCCGCCAGCAGGTCCCGCCCCCGCTCCGGGACGAGATCGCCCCCAAGAACATCATCATGATCGGCCCCACCGGCGTGGGGAAGACCGAGATCGCCCGGCGCCTGGCCCGCCTCTCCCAGTCCCCCTTCCTCAAGGTCGAGGCCACCAAGTTCACCGAGGTGGGCTACGTGGGACGCGACGTGGAATCCATGATCCGGGACCTCACCCACGTGGCGGTGGACATGGTGAAGTCCGAGGAAGAGGCCAAGGTGGAGAGCCGCGCCGCGGAGATGGCCGAATCCCAGCTCCTCGACCTGCTGCTGCCGGCCTCCGGCCCCCCGCCCGTGGAGGGCGCCGACGCCACCCGGGAGCGCTTCCGGGCCATGCTCCGGGAGGGCCGCCTCGAGGACCGGGAGGTGGAACTCGAGGTCTCCCAGCGCCCCACCTCCCCCATGGTGGAGGTCCTGGGAGTGGCGGGCATGGAAGAGATCCAGAGCAACCTCCAGGACATGCTCTCGAGTCTCTTCCCCGGCCGGCGAAAGCGGCGGAAGGTGAAGGTCTCCGAGGCCCGCAAGATCCTCGAACAGGAAGCGGCGGCCAAGCTCATCGACATGGAGAAGGTGACCGAGACGGCCATCGCCCGGGTGGAGCAGTCGGGCATCGTCTTCCTGGACGAGATCGACAAGGTGGCGGCCCGGGGCGGCGCCGCCGGCCCCGACGTCTCCCGCGAGGGGGTCCAACGGGATCTTCTCCCCATCGTGGAAGGCTGTGCCGTCCAGACCAAGTACGGCACCGTGCACACGGACCACATCCTCTTCATCGCCAGCGGGGCCTTCCATCTCGCGAAACCCTCCGACCTCCTCCCCGAGCTCCAGGGCCGGTTCCCGATCCGGGTGGAGCTCGACGCCCTCACCCGGGAAGACTTCGCCCGGATCCTCACCGAGCCCGAAAACGCCCTGGTCACCCAGTACCAGGCCCTGCTCGAGACCGAGGGGATCCGGCTCCGCTTCGATCCCGAGGCCATCGAGGAGATCGCCCGCATCGCCTTCGAGGTGAACGAGCACACCGAGAACATCGGGGCGCGGCGGCTCCACACGGTGATGGAGAAATTGTCGGAGGAGATCTCCTTCGAGGCACCCGACATCGGCCCGCAGGAGATCCGCATCACCGCCGCCTACGTCCGCGAGCGCCTGAGCGGCATCACCGGCGACGAAGACCTCAGCCGCTTCATCCTCTAG
- the topA gene encoding type I DNA topoisomerase → MTRRKAAEAATEKAERGRRAKKGLLVVESPTKVRTLKRFLGDDYEIKASVGHVKDLPPKRLGVDVADDFRPEYVTVRGKGPVLKELKAAAARVEDVFLAPDPDREGEAIAWHIADELRRGRRPLRFHRVLFHELTERAVREALAHPGELNRARFESQQARRILDRLVGYEISPLLWEKVRRGLSAGRVQSVAVRMICDREREIRAFVPEEYWTLTARLEGAAPPPFEARLLARKGKKVRVPDEATARRIAAELEQAEYRVAKVEKKERRQHAPPPFITSTLQQEAARRLRYPARKTMMLAQRLYEGVELGVEGPVGLITYMRTDSTRVAAEAAAEARSYIGREFGTDFVPPKPPVYRQSKMAQGAHEAIRPTSVARTPREMAAFLDRDALALYELIWKRFVASQMSPAVLDQTRVDITAGPYLLRATGSVVRFPGFTVLYTEARDDNGKDGEEGDRRLPEVREGERLALRGIDPRQHFTQPPPRYTEASLIKALEERGIGRPSTYATILSTIRDKEYVRLENRRFYPEELGFLVTDLLTEHFPEIMDVSFTAAMERDLDSVEEGETSWLDVLRRFYGPFSERMAEARRRMRSVKREGIATDLVCDKCGASMVIKYGKSGEFLACSGYPDCRNTADFTRDERGGIQVVRPEAKAVGTCDKCGRPMVLKKGRFGEFLACSGYPDCDFTRPVSTGVACPEEGCDGELVKRRSRRGKDFYGCNRFPACRFAMWDPPVAGTCPLCGTRVLGLSVGKGGERVVRCPTRGCRYRKRVEADSGGGLQSGADPAI, encoded by the coding sequence ATGACGAGACGGAAGGCGGCCGAGGCCGCCACGGAGAAGGCGGAACGCGGGCGGCGGGCGAAGAAGGGACTCCTCGTGGTGGAGTCGCCCACCAAGGTCCGAACGCTCAAGCGGTTCCTGGGGGACGACTACGAGATCAAGGCCTCGGTGGGCCACGTGAAGGATCTGCCGCCCAAGCGGCTGGGGGTGGACGTGGCCGACGACTTCCGCCCCGAGTACGTGACGGTCCGGGGCAAGGGCCCCGTGCTCAAGGAGCTCAAGGCCGCGGCGGCCCGGGTGGAGGATGTCTTCCTGGCCCCGGATCCCGACCGGGAGGGCGAGGCCATCGCCTGGCACATCGCCGACGAGCTTCGTCGGGGGCGGCGGCCGCTGCGCTTCCACCGGGTGCTGTTCCACGAGCTCACGGAGCGGGCCGTCCGGGAGGCCCTCGCCCACCCCGGCGAACTCAACCGGGCGCGGTTCGAGTCGCAGCAGGCCCGGCGGATCCTGGACCGGCTGGTGGGGTACGAGATCTCGCCCCTCCTCTGGGAAAAGGTCCGGCGCGGGCTCTCGGCCGGCCGGGTACAGTCCGTGGCCGTCCGGATGATCTGCGACCGGGAGCGGGAGATCCGGGCCTTCGTGCCCGAGGAGTACTGGACCCTCACGGCCCGGCTGGAGGGGGCGGCCCCCCCGCCCTTCGAGGCCCGTCTCTTGGCCCGAAAGGGGAAGAAGGTCCGCGTCCCCGACGAGGCTACGGCCCGGCGGATCGCCGCCGAGCTGGAGCAGGCCGAGTACCGGGTGGCCAAGGTCGAGAAGAAGGAACGCCGGCAGCACGCTCCGCCGCCCTTCATCACCAGCACCCTCCAGCAGGAGGCGGCCCGCCGGCTGCGCTACCCCGCGCGCAAGACCATGATGCTCGCCCAGCGCCTCTACGAGGGGGTGGAGCTCGGCGTGGAGGGGCCGGTGGGCCTCATCACCTACATGCGCACCGATTCCACCCGGGTGGCCGCCGAGGCGGCCGCGGAGGCCCGGTCCTACATCGGGCGCGAGTTCGGGACGGACTTCGTCCCGCCCAAGCCCCCGGTCTACCGGCAGAGCAAGATGGCCCAGGGGGCCCACGAGGCCATTCGGCCCACCTCGGTGGCCCGGACGCCCCGCGAGATGGCAGCCTTCCTCGACCGCGACGCCCTCGCCCTCTACGAGCTCATCTGGAAGCGGTTCGTGGCCTCCCAGATGAGCCCGGCCGTCCTGGACCAGACCCGGGTCGACATCACCGCCGGGCCCTATCTCCTCCGGGCCACGGGGAGCGTGGTCCGTTTCCCCGGCTTTACCGTGCTCTACACGGAGGCGCGGGACGACAACGGCAAGGACGGCGAGGAGGGAGACCGACGGCTTCCGGAGGTCCGGGAGGGGGAGCGGCTCGCCCTGCGCGGCATCGATCCCCGCCAGCACTTCACCCAGCCGCCGCCCCGCTACACCGAGGCGAGTCTCATCAAGGCCCTGGAGGAGCGGGGTATCGGCCGGCCGAGCACCTATGCCACCATCCTCTCCACCATCCGCGACAAGGAGTACGTCCGCCTGGAGAACCGCCGCTTCTACCCGGAGGAACTCGGGTTCCTGGTGACGGATCTCCTGACCGAGCACTTTCCGGAGATCATGGACGTGAGCTTCACCGCGGCCATGGAACGGGACCTCGACAGCGTGGAGGAGGGGGAGACCTCTTGGCTGGACGTGCTTCGCCGGTTCTACGGACCCTTCTCCGAGCGCATGGCGGAGGCCCGCCGCCGGATGCGGTCGGTGAAGCGGGAGGGGATCGCCACGGACCTCGTCTGCGACAAATGCGGGGCCTCCATGGTGATCAAGTACGGCAAGAGCGGGGAGTTCCTGGCCTGCTCCGGCTACCCCGACTGCCGGAACACGGCCGACTTCACCCGGGACGAGCGGGGGGGGATCCAGGTCGTCCGACCCGAGGCCAAGGCCGTGGGAACCTGCGACAAGTGCGGCCGGCCCATGGTGCTCAAGAAGGGGCGGTTCGGGGAGTTCCTGGCCTGCTCCGGCTACCCGGACTGCGATTTCACCCGCCCGGTCTCCACCGGGGTCGCCTGCCCCGAGGAGGGATGTGACGGCGAGCTGGTCAAGCGCCGCAGCCGGCGGGGGAAGGATTTTTACGGGTGCAACCGGTTTCCGGCCTGCCGCTTCGCCATGTGGGACCCCCCGGTGGCAGGGACGTGCCCCCTCTGCGGGACGCGGGTCCTGGGGCTTTCCGTGGGCAAGGGCGGGGAGCGCGTGGTCCGGTGTCCGACCCGGGGCTGCCGTTACCGAAAGCGGGTGGAGGCGGATTCGGGCGGGGGCTTGCAATCCGGGGCCGATCCGGCTATATAG
- a CDS encoding aspartate aminotransferase family protein, which yields MEKGRHIAATYDRFPVTLVRGEGCRVFDDRGRAYVDLAAGIAVCALGHCHPAVTAAVQVQAATLVHCSNLYWTEPQERVAGILARHSFADRVFFSNSGAESVEAAIKLARRYGHDRHGPDRHEIVCLEGAFHGRTLATVAATGQEIYRRGFEPLPPGFRHVPPDDPAALERAVGPETAAVLLEPVQGEGGVRPLTDEFLEAARACCDRHDALLVFDEVQAGIGRTGTLFAYEQTPVVPDVLCLAKALANGFPIGATLARDEVMAHLPPGSHASTFGGNPVSCAAAAVVLETVLAPGFLEAVREKGARLETGLRDIAAAHPGLVREVRGRGLMLAMEFERPMPDLALRLLEAGYLVLLGHQRILRLVPPLVIEPGDIDGFLAALSEVLAQGAAP from the coding sequence ATGGAAAAAGGCCGACACATCGCCGCCACCTACGACCGGTTCCCGGTGACCCTGGTCCGGGGCGAAGGATGCCGGGTCTTCGACGACCGCGGCCGCGCCTACGTGGACCTTGCCGCCGGGATCGCCGTCTGCGCCCTGGGCCACTGCCACCCGGCGGTGACCGCCGCCGTCCAGGTCCAGGCGGCCACCCTGGTCCACTGCTCCAACCTCTACTGGACGGAGCCGCAAGAGCGGGTGGCCGGGATCCTGGCCCGCCACTCCTTCGCCGACCGGGTCTTCTTCTCGAACTCGGGGGCGGAGTCCGTGGAGGCGGCCATCAAGCTGGCCCGGCGCTACGGCCACGACCGCCACGGGCCCGACCGGCACGAGATCGTCTGCCTCGAGGGCGCCTTTCACGGCCGGACGCTCGCCACCGTGGCGGCCACCGGCCAGGAGATCTACCGCCGGGGCTTCGAGCCCCTGCCCCCGGGCTTCCGCCACGTCCCGCCGGACGACCCGGCGGCCCTGGAACGGGCCGTGGGGCCCGAAACCGCCGCCGTGCTCCTGGAGCCCGTCCAGGGCGAGGGCGGGGTGCGCCCCCTCACGGACGAGTTCCTCGAGGCCGCCCGGGCCTGCTGCGATCGGCACGACGCCCTCCTCGTCTTCGACGAGGTCCAGGCCGGCATCGGCCGGACGGGCACCCTCTTCGCCTACGAGCAGACGCCCGTGGTGCCCGACGTCCTCTGCCTCGCCAAGGCCCTCGCCAACGGGTTCCCCATCGGGGCCACCCTGGCCCGCGACGAGGTGATGGCGCATCTGCCGCCCGGGAGTCATGCCTCCACCTTCGGCGGAAACCCCGTCTCCTGCGCCGCCGCCGCGGTGGTGCTCGAGACCGTCCTGGCGCCGGGCTTCCTGGAAGCGGTCCGGGAAAAGGGCGCCCGGCTGGAGACCGGCCTCCGCGACATCGCCGCCGCCCACCCCGGCCTCGTGCGGGAGGTCCGCGGCCGCGGCCTCATGCTCGCCATGGAATTCGAACGCCCCATGCCCGACCTCGCCCTGCGCCTGCTCGAAGCGGGGTACCTGGTGCTGCTCGGCCACCAGCGCATCCTCCGGCTGGTGCCGCCCCTGGTCATCGAGCCGGGGGACATCGACGGCTTCCTCGCCGCCCTCTCGGAGGTCCTCGCGCAGGGGGCCGCCCCGTGA
- the hslV gene encoding ATP-dependent protease subunit HslV: MQRPPTRSTTVLAVRHKGRLAMAGDGQVTLGETVVKHQARKIRRLHHGRVITGFAGATADAFTLFARLEEKLEQYKGNLVRAAVELAKDWRTDKVLRRLEALMIAADRDTSLLISGSGDVIEPDDEILAIGSGGPYALAAARALAAHSDLAAPEIAEAALRIAASICIYTNDNIVLETLEGPEGSE, translated from the coding sequence ATGCAGAGACCCCCGACCCGCAGCACCACCGTCCTGGCCGTCCGGCACAAGGGGCGCCTGGCCATGGCGGGTGACGGCCAGGTGACCCTGGGCGAGACCGTGGTGAAGCACCAGGCCAGGAAGATCCGCCGCCTCCACCACGGCCGGGTGATCACCGGTTTCGCCGGGGCCACGGCCGACGCCTTCACCCTCTTCGCCCGGCTGGAGGAGAAGCTCGAACAGTACAAGGGCAACCTCGTCCGCGCCGCCGTGGAACTGGCCAAGGACTGGCGCACCGACAAGGTCCTGCGCCGGCTCGAGGCCCTCATGATCGCCGCCGACCGCGACACATCGCTCCTCATCTCCGGATCGGGGGACGTCATCGAGCCCGACGACGAGATCCTCGCCATCGGCTCCGGCGGCCCCTACGCCCTGGCGGCGGCCCGGGCGCTGGCCGCACACAGCGACCTGGCCGCCCCCGAGATCGCCGAGGCGGCGCTGCGGATCGCCGCCTCCATCTGCATCTACACCAACGACAACATCGTCCTCGAGACCCTCGAGGGCCCCGAAGGCAGCGAATGA
- the dprA gene encoding DNA-processing protein DprA, whose translation MEIRDGQERARAWVALHLVPGVGRTSMRRLLAHFGGPEAVLAASAAEIRAVPGLRAGVAEAVARGADPAAVDRALAALDAAGGWILPAGSPGFPDCLRQIPDPPCLLYGRGSAAVLGARAVAVVGSREATSYGRKVAGALGRDLAAAGLTVVSGFARGIDTAAHTGALAGGGPTVAVLGCGVDVCYPRGNAELLERVVAGGAVISEYPPGTPPDARNFPPRNRIISGLARAVVVVEASRRSGSLITAACALEQGREVLAVPGSVFSYKSGGAHWLIKQGARLVEGAADVLEELGIAASGPTREEDREPPALEGPERRLFEALEPYPLHLDDLAGRSGLPVAQASGLLLQLALKDLVQVLPGQRYQRK comes from the coding sequence TTGGAGATTCGAGACGGACAGGAACGGGCCCGGGCCTGGGTGGCGCTCCACCTCGTTCCCGGTGTGGGGCGGACCTCCATGCGCCGTCTCCTGGCCCACTTTGGCGGGCCGGAGGCCGTGCTTGCGGCCTCGGCGGCCGAGATCCGGGCGGTCCCCGGGCTGCGGGCCGGGGTGGCCGAGGCGGTGGCCCGGGGGGCCGACCCGGCGGCGGTGGACCGGGCCCTGGCGGCCCTCGATGCCGCGGGCGGATGGATCCTCCCGGCGGGGTCGCCCGGCTTTCCCGACTGCCTCCGGCAGATCCCCGATCCGCCCTGCCTCCTCTACGGCCGCGGGTCGGCGGCGGTCCTCGGCGCGCGGGCGGTGGCCGTGGTGGGCTCCCGGGAGGCCACCTCCTACGGCCGGAAGGTGGCCGGGGCCCTTGGCCGGGACCTGGCGGCCGCCGGCCTCACCGTGGTCTCCGGCTTCGCCCGGGGCATCGACACCGCGGCCCACACGGGGGCGCTCGCCGGGGGCGGGCCGACGGTGGCGGTCCTCGGCTGCGGGGTGGACGTCTGCTATCCCCGCGGCAACGCCGAGCTCCTCGAGCGGGTGGTGGCCGGCGGGGCCGTGATCTCGGAGTATCCCCCGGGCACGCCCCCGGACGCCCGGAACTTCCCTCCCCGCAACCGGATCATCAGCGGCCTTGCCCGGGCCGTGGTGGTGGTGGAGGCGAGCCGCAGGAGCGGGTCGCTCATCACGGCGGCCTGCGCCCTGGAGCAGGGCCGGGAGGTCCTTGCCGTGCCCGGGAGCGTCTTTTCCTACAAGAGCGGCGGGGCCCATTGGCTCATCAAGCAGGGGGCCCGGCTGGTGGAGGGGGCGGCGGACGTCCTGGAGGAGTTGGGGATCGCGGCCTCCGGGCCGACAAGGGAAGAAGACCGGGAGCCGCCGGCCCTGGAGGGGCCCGAGCGGCGCCTCTTCGAGGCGCTGGAACCCTATCCCCTCCACCTCGACGATCTCGCCGGGCGCTCGGGCCTGCCCGTGGCCCAGGCCAGCGGGCTCCTCCTCCAGCTGGCCCTGAAGGACCTGGTCCAGGTGCTGCCCGGCCAGCGATACCAGCGGAAGTGA
- the argB gene encoding acetylglutamate kinase produces MEGLSKAKILVEALPYIRQFAGKTVVIKYGGHAMVDPDLKRNFALDVILMKYVGIHPVVVHGGGPQISRIMERMGIRPTFVEGQRVTDDETMSVVEMVLVGTVNKEIVGLVNQHGGRAVGLSGRDGDLIQAERMQIYKYAGDERPPEILDIGRVGRVHRVNPRVLQALEGAGFIPVIAPVGVGPDGQAYNINADLVAGAVAGELSAAKLILLTDVEGVLDPEGRLVPTMTAAEVRRALGDGTATGGMIPKLKACLKALDRGLEKAHIVDGRTEHAILLELFTDRGVGTEIVPGG; encoded by the coding sequence ATGGAAGGACTCTCCAAGGCCAAGATCCTGGTGGAGGCGCTGCCCTACATCCGGCAGTTCGCCGGCAAGACCGTGGTCATCAAGTACGGCGGCCACGCCATGGTGGACCCGGACCTCAAGCGGAACTTCGCCCTGGACGTCATCCTCATGAAGTACGTCGGGATCCACCCCGTGGTGGTCCACGGCGGCGGGCCCCAGATCAGCCGCATCATGGAGCGCATGGGGATCCGGCCCACCTTCGTGGAGGGCCAGCGGGTCACCGACGACGAAACCATGAGCGTGGTGGAGATGGTGCTGGTGGGCACGGTGAACAAAGAGATCGTGGGCCTCGTGAACCAGCACGGGGGGCGGGCCGTGGGGCTCTCCGGCCGGGACGGCGACCTCATCCAGGCCGAGCGGATGCAGATCTACAAGTACGCCGGCGACGAGCGCCCGCCGGAGATCCTCGACATCGGCCGGGTGGGCCGCGTCCACCGGGTCAACCCCCGGGTCCTCCAGGCCCTCGAGGGGGCCGGCTTCATCCCGGTGATCGCCCCCGTGGGGGTGGGCCCGGACGGCCAGGCCTACAACATCAACGCCGACCTCGTGGCCGGCGCCGTGGCCGGGGAACTCTCCGCGGCCAAGCTCATCCTCCTCACCGACGTGGAAGGGGTGCTCGACCCGGAAGGCCGCCTGGTCCCCACCATGACCGCCGCCGAGGTCCGCCGGGCCCTCGGGGACGGCACCGCCACGGGGGGCATGATCCCCAAGCTCAAGGCCTGCCTGAAGGCCCTGGACCGGGGGCTCGAAAAGGCCCACATCGTGGACGGCCGGACGGAGCACGCCATCCTCCTCGAGCTCTTCACCGACCGGGGGGTGGGCACCGAGATCGTCCCCGGCGGCTAG
- the xerC gene encoding tyrosine recombinase XerC produces MDDHIRRFLDHLRAERRCSPNTVAAYRRDLAEFAAFVGRPCDPRDVPPRQIRAWLAGLARRRARSTLARKLAALRSFYRFLGRAGTGAPNPTLLVRAPRVPKGLPACLSVDEAFALLDRPGVEGFAAARDRAILELLYSAGIRVSELTGLDLRDVSLAPEMVRVRGKGDKERVVPYGEKARRALEAYLPERAAVLARLRRPDEPALFLNRRGTRLTRRSVARMVAARRRESGLAVEATPHTFRHSMATHLLESGADLRAIQELLGHASLATTQKYTHLDVQRLMEAYDRAHPRAHRGPGKNGQAAGRALQSPAGVPIDERSADDDET; encoded by the coding sequence ATGGACGACCACATCCGCCGGTTCCTCGACCACCTGCGCGCCGAGCGCCGCTGCTCCCCCAACACCGTGGCGGCCTACCGGCGGGACCTGGCCGAGTTCGCCGCCTTCGTCGGGCGGCCGTGCGACCCCCGCGACGTCCCCCCGCGACAGATCCGGGCCTGGCTGGCGGGGCTCGCCCGTCGCCGCGCCCGATCCACCCTGGCCCGGAAACTCGCCGCGCTCCGCAGCTTCTACCGCTTCCTCGGCCGGGCCGGCACGGGCGCCCCCAACCCGACCCTCCTCGTCCGGGCCCCGCGCGTGCCGAAGGGTCTCCCCGCCTGCCTCTCCGTGGACGAGGCCTTCGCCCTCCTGGACCGGCCGGGGGTGGAGGGCTTCGCGGCGGCCCGGGACCGGGCCATCCTGGAACTCCTCTACAGCGCGGGCATCCGGGTGAGCGAGCTGACGGGGCTCGACCTCCGGGACGTCTCCCTCGCGCCGGAGATGGTGCGGGTCCGGGGAAAGGGCGACAAGGAACGCGTGGTCCCCTACGGGGAAAAGGCCCGCCGGGCCTTGGAGGCCTACCTGCCGGAACGCGCGGCCGTCCTCGCCCGCCTGCGGCGGCCCGACGAGCCCGCCCTCTTCCTCAACCGCCGCGGCACCCGCCTCACTCGCCGCAGCGTGGCCCGGATGGTGGCGGCCCGGCGGCGGGAGTCGGGCCTCGCCGTCGAGGCCACCCCCCATACCTTCCGCCACAGCATGGCCACCCACCTGCTGGAATCCGGGGCGGATCTCCGGGCCATCCAGGAGCTGCTCGGTCACGCCAGCCTCGCCACCACCCAGAAGTACACCCACCTCGACGTCCAGCGGCTCATGGAGGCCTACGACCGGGCCCACCCCCGGGCCCACCGCGGCCCCGGAAAAAACGGGCAGGCCGCCGGCCGCGCCTTGCAATCCCCGGCGGGCGTGCCTATAGATGAACGCAGCGCCGACGACGACGAAACCTGA